One Acidobacteriota bacterium genomic window carries:
- a CDS encoding class I SAM-dependent methyltransferase: MPDQDVNNKTCILCGEKKLKLLFSIENNNFYKCKDCKLIQMNPIVRLKSLGEDYVGFDIERYKEFIRLFRIPQYEREIEFIKKYKKEGKLLDVGCGTGGFLEIAGNNRFISYGIEPSRIAYSIARERNKVIRGELKDINFKENYFDVVTMWSVFEHVPDPYLFLNKINSIVKKNGIIAMRIPSSHGLLSSLAILLYKITFGKIKYPLIILFQLKWDYKHYYFYNLRNIKLLLEKCGFEALNYKHENSIDTKNIDCRMNYIPENFILRKMFKPIFFLLILFSAFLNKKDELILIARKNGKNL, translated from the coding sequence TATTCTCTGTGGTGAAAAGAAATTAAAGCTGTTGTTCTCAATCGAGAATAACAATTTCTATAAATGTAAAGATTGTAAATTGATCCAGATGAACCCAATTGTAAGACTAAAATCTTTAGGAGAGGACTATGTAGGTTTTGATATTGAAAGATACAAAGAATTTATAAGACTCTTTAGAATACCTCAGTATGAAAGAGAAATCGAGTTTATCAAAAAATACAAAAAAGAAGGCAAGCTCTTGGATGTTGGTTGCGGAACAGGAGGGTTTCTTGAAATAGCAGGAAATAATAGATTTATTTCATATGGAATAGAGCCATCAAGAATTGCATACAGCATTGCCCGAGAGAGAAACAAAGTAATAAGAGGGGAATTAAAGGATATAAACTTCAAAGAAAATTATTTCGATGTGGTGACCATGTGGTCAGTGTTTGAGCATGTACCAGACCCATATTTATTTCTTAATAAAATAAATTCCATAGTTAAAAAAAATGGAATAATTGCCATGCGCATCCCTTCATCCCATGGACTTTTGTCATCTCTTGCAATTTTGCTTTATAAAATTACTTTTGGGAAAATTAAATATCCCCTTATTATTCTTTTCCAATTAAAATGGGATTATAAGCACTATTACTTTTATAATTTGAGAAATATTAAGTTGTTACTCGAGAAGTGTGGATTTGAAGCCTTAAATTACAAGCATGAAAATAGCATCGACACAAAAAATATTGATTGTAGAATGAATTATATTCCTGAAAATTTTATCTTAAGAAAAATGTTCAAACCTATCTTTTTTTTGCTCATTTTATTTTCTGCATTTTTAAATAAGAAAGACGAATTAATACTCATCGCGAGGAAAAATGGAAAAAATCTTTGA